The Streptomonospora litoralis genome window below encodes:
- a CDS encoding Gfo/Idh/MocA family protein, with protein sequence MTENRRYAVVGTGARAQFFIAALAGEYADVAELAAWCEPNPARMDHADSLVAAHRPGARPPARYGPDDLERMIADERVDTVVVTSPDWTHADMVARAMRAGADVVLEKPLTTSVAGCRTISAAAAESGRSLVLTFNYRYSPRNAALKEVLASGAIGEITSVHFEWALDTMHGADYFRRWHRDKGRSAGLAVHKASHHFDLVNWWLADTPGWVFASGGLRFYGDENARARGLGERPERGTVDPPSTDPFALDLRDDAVLRSLYWDAEANDGYLRDRDVFSSGITIEDNVAALVGYGGGAVLTYSLNAHSPWEGYRVAVNGTAGRAELDVVERSAVLPGPDGRFVLDASSVADTADSDGRRRGSRLTVQRHWERARPVPIEEDDAGGHGGGDALLLQDVFGTPAPDPLGRRAEYRDGLASVAVGLAANASMDSGLPVRIAELGLPPLSAASAATDTPREGMHHVGDR encoded by the coding sequence ATGACCGAGAACCGGCGGTACGCAGTGGTCGGCACGGGGGCGCGTGCGCAGTTCTTCATCGCCGCACTGGCAGGTGAGTACGCGGACGTCGCCGAACTGGCCGCCTGGTGCGAACCCAACCCGGCCCGGATGGACCACGCGGACAGCCTCGTGGCCGCGCACCGGCCCGGCGCGCGGCCGCCCGCGCGCTACGGCCCCGACGACCTTGAACGCATGATCGCCGACGAGCGGGTGGACACCGTCGTGGTGACCAGCCCCGACTGGACCCACGCCGACATGGTCGCGCGGGCCATGCGGGCCGGAGCCGACGTCGTGCTGGAGAAACCGCTGACCACCTCGGTCGCCGGGTGCCGGACCATCTCCGCGGCCGCCGCCGAGTCCGGCCGGTCGCTGGTGCTGACGTTCAACTACCGTTACTCGCCGCGCAACGCGGCGCTCAAGGAGGTGCTGGCGTCCGGCGCGATCGGCGAAATCACCTCCGTGCATTTCGAATGGGCGCTGGACACGATGCACGGCGCCGACTACTTCCGCCGCTGGCACCGGGACAAGGGCCGCTCGGCCGGACTGGCCGTGCACAAGGCCAGCCACCACTTCGACCTGGTGAACTGGTGGCTCGCGGACACCCCCGGCTGGGTGTTCGCCTCCGGTGGCCTGCGCTTCTACGGCGACGAGAACGCCCGCGCCCGCGGGCTGGGCGAGCGTCCCGAGCGCGGAACGGTCGACCCGCCCAGCACCGATCCCTTCGCGCTCGACCTGCGCGACGACGCGGTGCTGCGCTCGCTCTACTGGGACGCCGAGGCCAACGACGGCTACCTGCGCGACCGCGACGTCTTCTCCTCGGGCATCACCATCGAGGACAACGTCGCCGCCCTCGTCGGCTACGGCGGCGGCGCCGTACTGACCTACTCGCTCAACGCGCACAGCCCCTGGGAGGGCTACCGCGTGGCGGTGAACGGCACCGCCGGGCGGGCCGAGCTCGACGTCGTCGAACGCAGCGCCGTGCTGCCCGGACCGGACGGCAGGTTCGTACTGGACGCCAGTTCCGTCGCCGACACGGCCGACAGCGACGGCCGCCGCCGGGGTTCGCGGCTGACCGTGCAGCGGCACTGGGAGCGGGCCCGGCCGGTGCCGATCGAAGAGGACGATGCCGGCGGCCACGGCGGCGGCGACGCCCTGCTGCTGCAGGACGTGTTCGGCACCCCTGCGCCGGATCCGCTGGGCAGGCGGGCCGAGTACCGTGACGGCCTCGCCTCGGTCGCCGTGGGCCTGGCCGCCAACGCGTCGATGGACTCCGGACTGCCCGTGCGCATCGCCGAACTGGGCCTGCCCCCGCTGTCGGCGGCCTCGGCGGCCACGGACACGCCACGGGAGGGGATGCACCATGTCGGCGATCGGTGA
- a CDS encoding carbohydrate ABC transporter permease, which translates to MQRTKAARTRTSPAEQGDNRAALVFLAPWFVGLALITVGPITASLYLSFTDYSLLDAPEWTGLDNYIAMANDPRLFTSLRVTFTYVFVSVPLQLAAALGLALFLDRGLRGLPIYRSVFYLPSLLGASVAVAILWRRIFGNAGLINQLLGMIGFENAPGWIAHPDYALGTLIVFNVWTFGSPMVIFLAGLRQIPNDLYEASAIDGAGKLRQFRSVTIPLLTPIIFFNLVLQIIFAFQAFTQAFVVSGGTGGPIDSTLFYTLYLYEEGFANLHMGYASAMAWLLLVIIAALTAVNFFASKYWVFYND; encoded by the coding sequence ATGCAGCGCACCAAGGCGGCGCGCACCCGGACCAGCCCGGCCGAACAGGGCGACAACCGGGCCGCGCTGGTGTTCCTGGCGCCGTGGTTCGTGGGCCTCGCCCTGATCACCGTCGGCCCGATCACGGCCTCGCTGTACCTGTCGTTCACCGACTACAGCCTGCTGGACGCGCCCGAATGGACCGGGCTGGACAACTACATCGCGATGGCGAACGACCCGCGGCTGTTCACCTCGCTGCGGGTGACCTTCACCTACGTGTTCGTCTCGGTCCCGCTGCAGTTGGCGGCTGCGCTGGGGCTCGCGCTGTTCCTCGACCGCGGGCTGCGCGGCCTGCCGATCTACCGGTCGGTGTTCTACCTGCCGTCGCTGCTGGGTGCGAGCGTGGCGGTCGCCATCCTGTGGCGGCGGATCTTCGGCAACGCGGGGCTGATCAACCAGCTCCTGGGAATGATCGGCTTCGAGAACGCCCCCGGCTGGATCGCCCACCCCGACTACGCGCTGGGCACGCTGATCGTGTTCAACGTGTGGACGTTCGGCTCGCCGATGGTGATCTTCCTGGCCGGGCTGCGCCAGATCCCGAACGACCTCTACGAGGCGTCCGCCATCGACGGGGCGGGCAAGCTGCGCCAGTTCCGCTCCGTCACCATTCCGCTGCTGACCCCGATCATCTTCTTCAACCTGGTCCTGCAGATCATCTTCGCCTTCCAGGCGTTCACGCAGGCCTTCGTCGTCAGCGGAGGAACGGGCGGACCGATCGACTCGACGCTGTTCTACACGCTGTACCTGTACGAGGAGGGCTTCGCCAACCTCCACATGGGCTACGCGTCG